From a single Shewanella donghaensis genomic region:
- the pdsR gene encoding proteobacterial dedicated sortase system response regulator codes for MKRIAIVEDEVAIRENYKELLQQQGYSVQGYANRPAAMLAFNARLPDLAIIDIGLEAEIDGGFTLCQSLRSMSSSLPIIFLTARDSDFDTVCGLRLGADDYLSKDVSFPHLIARIAALFRRSELIGAATVEDNLIEHGKLTIDGNRIQVYWQQQPIELTVTEFWMVHAMAKHPGHVRSRQDLMKEAKIFVDDSTITSHVKRIRKKFLSSDKEFNCIDTVYGMGYRWDSVS; via the coding sequence ATGAAAAGAATTGCAATTGTTGAAGACGAAGTCGCGATAAGAGAAAACTACAAAGAATTACTGCAACAACAAGGTTATAGCGTACAAGGTTACGCAAACCGCCCTGCTGCTATGCTAGCCTTTAATGCCCGTTTACCTGACTTAGCGATTATTGATATCGGACTTGAAGCTGAAATTGATGGTGGCTTTACCCTTTGTCAATCACTGCGTTCGATGTCTAGCAGCTTACCTATAATCTTTTTAACCGCCCGAGACAGTGACTTTGATACTGTCTGTGGTCTACGTTTAGGTGCTGATGACTATTTATCAAAAGATGTTAGCTTTCCACACTTAATTGCCCGAATTGCAGCACTATTTAGACGCTCTGAACTTATTGGCGCGGCAACCGTTGAAGATAACCTCATTGAACATGGCAAGCTCACCATTGATGGCAACCGTATTCAGGTATATTGGCAGCAACAGCCAATTGAACTAACTGTGACAGAGTTTTGGATGGTTCACGCGATGGCAAAACATCCTGGTCATGTACGTAGTCGCCAAGACTTAATGAAAGAAGCAAAAATATTTGTTGATGACAGCACTATTACTTCCCATGTAAAACGTATACGTAAGAAGTTTTTGAGCAGCGATAAAGAGTTTAATTGCATCGATACCGTTTATGGCATGGGTTATCGCTGGGACAGTGTGAGTTAA
- a CDS encoding LysR family transcriptional regulator, with protein sequence MLTERASQMVIFYYLIRNGSFTIAAKQLGVSVSHVSKQIVKLEAELNVKLVQRTTRTVSATPAGEQFLQSCTVIVGAVEDAQNLIEGERDEVSGALRIGIAQSFGTLHIIPLIEELRAAYPLLEIEVSLFDDYVDMVEVGLDLWITNLEQLPEGYVAQRLTYTRFVLVAAPSYLTQHSTPYTPQDLLAHNCLVYHSRQRDYSTWRFSQNNEELCVNVTGNYQVDLAEAVRNAAISGWGVAYLATYLLKDEFRKGELIQLLPDWEASQKMSFYAVYPSRKHKPKKLAVAIDFFKHRLGQYPYWDKSLKSSIRLY encoded by the coding sequence TTGCTAACAGAACGTGCTAGCCAAATGGTAATTTTTTATTACTTAATTCGAAACGGTAGTTTTACCATTGCCGCTAAGCAATTAGGGGTTTCGGTATCTCATGTAAGTAAACAAATCGTGAAGTTAGAAGCTGAATTGAATGTGAAGCTTGTTCAACGCACAACTCGAACTGTTTCAGCAACGCCTGCAGGAGAACAGTTTTTACAATCTTGTACTGTAATTGTTGGTGCAGTTGAAGATGCGCAAAATTTAATTGAGGGCGAGCGGGATGAAGTTTCTGGCGCCTTAAGGATAGGTATTGCTCAGTCATTTGGTACTTTACATATTATTCCACTTATTGAAGAACTTCGAGCCGCCTATCCCCTTTTGGAAATTGAAGTAAGTCTATTTGATGATTACGTTGATATGGTTGAGGTTGGTCTCGATCTTTGGATCACGAATTTGGAACAATTACCTGAAGGTTACGTTGCGCAACGATTAACATATACCCGATTTGTGCTTGTCGCAGCCCCTAGCTACTTGACTCAACATTCTACGCCATATACTCCTCAAGATTTATTGGCGCACAATTGCTTGGTCTATCACAGCCGCCAACGGGATTATAGCACTTGGCGGTTTAGCCAAAACAATGAAGAACTTTGTGTCAATGTTACTGGGAATTATCAGGTAGATCTTGCTGAGGCTGTTCGTAACGCGGCTATATCAGGGTGGGGAGTGGCGTATCTAGCAACGTATCTGTTAAAAGATGAATTTCGTAAAGGCGAGTTAATTCAATTGCTACCAGATTGGGAGGCGAGTCAGAAAATGTCGTTTTATGCAGTTTATCCAAGCAGAAAGCACAAACCTAAAAAGCTCGCGGTCGCTATAGACTTTTTTAAACACAGATTAGGACAGTATCCCTATTGGGATAAGTCGTTAAAGTCGTCAATTCGTTTGTACTAG
- a CDS encoding GGDEF domain-containing protein, giving the protein MSTVHPKLIKDVIEQTPRAMVAMLIVSATFFLIFIKFIPFTILLTWFFLQLLLAMCRCYNAKMFALNLEKKDQSKLNSNETIFIVLNVYQAFMWTVSSVFLIIYAHQPFEFVGFILSIGIVTAATLSMSSLYRAYLFFFFSMITPQVAIMLYYGEYQHLALLAFIIIYIPATILLSKSMLNSRISSIEAHDELEKSAEEFRRLSIMDNLTNIYNRRYFFEVAKGIISMASREQNKVSLLMLDIDYFKDVNDHYGHQGGDFILVNLTNSIENLMRESDIFARVGGEEFAILLNYTSLNGAKVIAEKIRSTIDEKNFIYNNTSIEITVSIGIAEITDSVTTIDELYKKADVQLYLAKDNGRNKVFPV; this is encoded by the coding sequence ATGTCTACTGTTCACCCAAAACTGATAAAAGATGTCATAGAGCAAACACCTAGAGCAATGGTCGCAATGCTGATTGTTTCTGCTACTTTTTTTTTGATATTTATCAAATTCATTCCATTTACTATTTTGTTAACTTGGTTTTTTTTACAATTATTATTAGCAATGTGCCGATGTTATAATGCAAAAATGTTTGCCCTAAACTTAGAAAAAAAGGACCAAAGTAAACTCAATAGCAATGAAACAATATTTATAGTTTTAAACGTATATCAAGCGTTTATGTGGACGGTCTCATCGGTATTTCTCATTATTTATGCACACCAACCATTTGAGTTTGTGGGTTTTATCCTATCAATTGGCATTGTCACAGCGGCTACATTGTCTATGTCGTCACTCTACCGAGCCTATTTGTTTTTCTTTTTTTCGATGATTACGCCGCAGGTAGCCATTATGCTTTATTATGGCGAATATCAGCATCTGGCCTTATTAGCGTTCATTATCATCTATATTCCTGCAACTATTTTATTATCAAAATCCATGTTAAATAGTCGAATATCTAGCATAGAAGCCCATGATGAGTTAGAAAAAAGTGCCGAAGAATTTCGAAGATTATCAATAATGGACAATCTCACCAATATATATAATAGGCGTTATTTTTTTGAAGTAGCTAAAGGTATAATATCTATGGCATCACGAGAACAAAATAAAGTCTCACTTTTAATGCTTGATATTGATTACTTTAAGGATGTTAATGATCATTATGGTCATCAAGGTGGTGATTTTATTTTAGTAAACCTTACAAATTCTATAGAAAACCTAATGCGAGAAAGTGATATTTTTGCCCGAGTGGGCGGTGAAGAATTTGCCATTTTACTCAATTATACATCACTCAATGGCGCTAAGGTGATTGCTGAAAAAATACGGTCAACGATAGATGAAAAGAACTTTATTTATAACAATACATCAATTGAAATCACTGTCAGTATTGGCATTGCAGAGATAACCGACAGCGTTACTACTATTGATGAATTATACAAAAAAGCAGACGTTCAACTATATTTAGCGAAAGATAATGGTCGAAATAAAGTCTTTCCAGTTTAA
- a CDS encoding cystathionine beta-lyase yields the protein MSNQQDKLATQIVSVGREKKYTKGIINPPVFRASTVVFDTMDEMRFAIKNKTNGEMFYGRRGTPTHFSFQQAISELEGGAGTALYPSGSGAISGALLSFLKSGDHLLMVDSAYEPTRDLCNKLLAGFGIETTYYDPLIGAGIKDLIKPNTKVLFLESPGSITMEIQDVPTLSRIAHEHDVVVMLDNTWASPINCRPFEMGVDISIQAATKYIVGHSDVMMGTATANEACWAQLRENSYIMGQTTSPDDVYLAARGLRTLGVRLAQHDKNALKVANWLATRPEVDHMRHPAFDTCPGHEFFKRDFSGGNGLFSFVLKQGNLASVTAFVENMRHFKMGFSWGGYESLILGVFGIDKLRTATRWDASKPLIRLHIGLEDPDDLIADLTAAFERYNAVESKR from the coding sequence ATGAGCAATCAGCAAGACAAATTAGCCACTCAAATTGTTAGTGTCGGCAGAGAAAAGAAATACACCAAAGGGATTATAAACCCGCCCGTTTTTCGCGCTTCAACCGTGGTTTTTGACACCATGGATGAAATGCGTTTTGCCATCAAAAACAAAACCAATGGCGAAATGTTTTATGGCCGCCGTGGCACTCCAACTCACTTCTCATTTCAACAAGCCATCAGTGAACTTGAAGGTGGCGCTGGCACCGCATTATATCCATCAGGATCAGGTGCCATCAGTGGGGCGTTATTATCATTTCTAAAAAGTGGCGATCATTTATTAATGGTCGACAGTGCATACGAACCCACTCGCGATTTATGTAATAAGCTGTTAGCTGGCTTTGGCATTGAAACCACCTACTACGACCCTCTTATCGGTGCAGGCATTAAAGACCTAATAAAACCTAACACCAAAGTGTTGTTTCTAGAGTCTCCAGGTTCTATCACCATGGAAATCCAAGATGTCCCTACTTTAAGTCGAATCGCCCATGAACATGATGTGGTGGTAATGCTCGATAATACTTGGGCTTCACCTATCAATTGCCGTCCATTTGAAATGGGCGTCGATATTTCAATTCAAGCCGCAACCAAATACATTGTTGGCCACTCAGATGTGATGATGGGCACAGCAACAGCTAATGAAGCTTGCTGGGCACAACTGCGTGAAAACAGTTACATCATGGGTCAAACAACCTCACCAGATGATGTCTATCTTGCCGCTAGGGGTTTACGTACTTTAGGTGTGAGATTAGCGCAGCATGATAAAAATGCCTTAAAGGTTGCTAATTGGTTAGCCACAAGACCTGAAGTTGATCATATGCGACACCCCGCTTTTGATACTTGTCCTGGTCATGAGTTTTTCAAGCGAGATTTTAGCGGCGGTAATGGCTTATTCTCATTCGTACTCAAACAAGGCAACCTCGCCTCAGTGACGGCATTTGTTGAAAACATGCGTCATTTCAAAATGGGCTTTTCTTGGGGCGGTTATGAGAGTTTAATCCTTGGGGTGTTTGGCATTGATAAGCTAAGAACAGCAACCCGTTGGGATGCCAGCAAGCCACTAATTCGATTACATATTGGCCTTGAAGATCCTGATGATCTTATTGCTGACTTAACTGCAGCATTTGAGCGTTATAACGCTGTTGAATCAAAGCGCTAA
- the pdsS gene encoding proteobacterial dedicated sortase system histidine kinase has translation MFNIPIGLRAKVVILSLFLLCLPWLGYEYVWEMEKYLRHGQEKTLVGTTQALATALHERPKLFNHQASFLSQVEKGRDLYAYPLSGPIQLDGKLEDWQQYQHRMINYGGDHVIFNRNENQPVDIHFSHMVGKYAGYLYGSFEVFDKHLVYRSKNSLRVDKNDHLVIATQSPDGQFRRYIVANTQDGWLSAFELPQDPTQSMPVTPEIRIQGQWLSTENGYNIEFRMPLNMVGSKLGFAIYNVDDSTTRTVNTIIGTSAIDSVAHLGTVLVPSPEIENIIKGMSHNSSRIWVVDNHGRVLAKSGDIRANNSVWSSSLEDTSQQSAWSIFKSDYLLPLYYKILTKPPQDFVDSLQDSTELSGSHIQQALNGKRGSTWRLTPDSKAVVLAAASPIWIDDKVMGAVIAEETTHGIRTLRNRALEKLFNVIITIMSMGTLALFIFASSISSRIRKLRDQSEQAIDSQGRVKQQIIPSKTRDEIGDLSRSFANIVGRLGQYTHYLENMSSRLSHELRTPVAVVRSSLEHLSLQKLEPASEKYVARAQEGVSRLHLILNNLSEATRLEASLSHVEQTHFSLTEVVGGCMQGYQYTYPENQFSVAIDDGDMTMFGVPEYIAQLMDKLINNAIEFSTDNPIRLTLKRTGKTAIIELANQGPLLPSDMSAQIFESMVSIRSQGVQTKPHLGLGLYIARLIIEFHQGVIKAENLSDNSGVKFVLTLPLDELK, from the coding sequence ATGTTTAATATTCCCATAGGCCTGCGCGCCAAAGTCGTTATTTTGTCGCTATTTTTACTGTGCTTACCATGGCTTGGTTATGAATATGTGTGGGAAATGGAAAAATACCTACGTCATGGTCAAGAAAAGACCCTTGTAGGCACCACCCAAGCATTGGCAACTGCGCTGCATGAACGCCCCAAATTGTTTAATCATCAAGCCAGCTTTTTAAGCCAAGTAGAAAAAGGCCGTGACCTTTATGCTTACCCGCTTTCAGGGCCTATTCAGCTTGACGGCAAACTTGAAGATTGGCAGCAGTATCAACATCGAATGATTAACTATGGCGGCGACCACGTCATTTTTAATCGTAATGAAAATCAACCGGTAGATATTCACTTTAGCCACATGGTGGGCAAATATGCCGGCTATTTATATGGTTCTTTTGAAGTATTTGATAAACACTTGGTTTATCGTAGTAAAAACAGTTTGCGAGTGGATAAAAACGATCACCTAGTGATTGCGACTCAGTCACCAGATGGGCAATTTCGGCGCTACATTGTTGCCAACACTCAAGATGGCTGGCTCAGCGCCTTTGAACTACCACAAGATCCGACCCAATCAATGCCAGTCACACCTGAGATTCGCATTCAAGGTCAGTGGCTCAGCACTGAAAATGGCTACAACATTGAATTTAGAATGCCGCTGAATATGGTCGGCAGTAAACTGGGTTTTGCTATTTACAATGTCGATGACAGCACCACACGTACAGTTAATACCATTATAGGTACGTCCGCCATTGATTCAGTTGCTCACTTGGGCACCGTATTAGTGCCATCACCAGAAATTGAGAACATTATCAAAGGCATGAGCCACAATAGCTCTCGTATTTGGGTGGTGGATAATCATGGCCGCGTATTGGCGAAATCGGGTGACATCCGAGCTAACAACAGTGTCTGGTCTTCCAGCTTAGAAGATACCAGTCAGCAAAGTGCTTGGAGTATCTTTAAAAGCGACTACTTACTGCCGCTTTACTATAAAATCCTCACCAAACCGCCCCAAGATTTTGTGGATTCACTGCAAGACTCAACTGAGCTAAGTGGTAGTCATATCCAACAAGCATTAAATGGTAAACGCGGTTCAACATGGCGCTTAACTCCCGACAGTAAAGCGGTAGTGTTAGCTGCGGCCAGCCCCATTTGGATCGATGACAAAGTTATGGGCGCCGTCATTGCCGAAGAAACTACTCATGGCATTCGAACCCTGCGTAACCGCGCGCTAGAGAAGCTGTTTAATGTCATCATTACCATCATGAGTATGGGCACCTTGGCGTTATTTATTTTTGCTTCAAGTATTTCAAGCCGTATTCGCAAGCTCAGAGATCAATCAGAACAAGCCATTGATAGCCAAGGCCGTGTAAAACAGCAAATCATCCCCTCTAAAACCCGCGATGAGATTGGTGACTTATCACGTAGCTTTGCCAACATTGTTGGGCGTTTAGGGCAATATACTCATTACTTAGAAAACATGTCCTCGCGGTTGTCCCATGAACTGCGTACCCCCGTTGCTGTTGTACGCTCGTCTCTTGAGCATTTGAGTCTACAAAAACTTGAGCCTGCCAGCGAAAAATACGTTGCTCGCGCGCAAGAAGGCGTAAGTCGTTTGCATCTAATCTTAAATAATTTAAGTGAAGCAACCCGTTTAGAAGCTAGCCTATCCCATGTAGAGCAAACCCATTTCTCATTAACCGAAGTGGTTGGCGGCTGTATGCAAGGTTATCAATATACTTATCCTGAAAATCAATTTTCGGTTGCAATTGATGATGGCGACATGACCATGTTTGGCGTGCCTGAATACATCGCACAGCTCATGGATAAACTGATTAATAACGCCATTGAGTTCAGCACTGATAATCCTATTAGGCTGACACTTAAACGCACAGGAAAAACAGCCATAATTGAACTAGCTAATCAAGGGCCATTACTGCCATCAGATATGTCAGCGCAAATTTTTGAATCTATGGTGTCGATACGCTCCCAAGGGGTTCAAACTAAACCCCATTTAGGTTTGGGTTTATATATCGCCAGATTAATCATCGAATTCCATCAAGGCGTGATTAAAGCTGAAAATTTATCCGATAACAGTGGGGTTAAATTCGTGCTGACCTTACCGTTAGATGAATTAAAATAA
- the pdsO gene encoding sortase-associated OmpA-like protein PdsO, translating into MKKQLISIAVISSLSLANIPNLHAEEMDSGINSSEVLAQTVDEREHTEELVGLSSGAVLGAVVGGPVGAIVGAFVGVLIGKTVGDDSEIETQNELLAEQQQAIEIQTYELTALHEKQQSLAEVTDEYLQVQTQLSDLRQSQEQKMQELAIGLNVQFKTGSSTIEPHFAQQLDDVAYVMALSPELMLDLTGYADRRGDSKFNQALSEQRLIEVTNYLVGQGISDERLHAKAYGATAPLNEQQNFENDFFDRRVTLKIMPVGEALAAN; encoded by the coding sequence ATGAAAAAGCAATTAATCTCAATCGCAGTAATTAGCAGCTTATCTTTGGCTAACATCCCTAATTTACATGCTGAAGAAATGGACTCAGGTATTAACTCATCTGAGGTTTTAGCGCAAACAGTGGATGAAAGAGAGCATACAGAAGAGTTAGTCGGTTTGTCGTCTGGTGCTGTTTTAGGTGCCGTTGTTGGCGGCCCTGTCGGGGCGATAGTAGGGGCATTTGTTGGTGTACTTATTGGTAAAACAGTCGGTGATGATTCAGAAATTGAAACGCAAAATGAATTGTTAGCTGAGCAACAACAAGCCATAGAAATTCAAACTTATGAACTAACAGCACTTCATGAAAAGCAGCAGTCTTTAGCAGAGGTAACGGACGAATATTTGCAGGTGCAAACCCAATTATCCGATTTACGTCAATCTCAAGAGCAAAAAATGCAAGAGCTTGCTATTGGGCTCAATGTCCAGTTCAAAACAGGGTCATCTACCATCGAGCCGCATTTCGCACAGCAGTTAGATGATGTGGCCTATGTTATGGCGTTATCACCTGAATTGATGCTGGATTTAACCGGTTATGCAGATAGAAGAGGTGACAGTAAATTTAACCAAGCGTTATCTGAACAGCGTTTGATTGAAGTGACCAATTATCTCGTTGGTCAGGGGATATCAGATGAACGTTTACATGCCAAAGCTTACGGTGCGACAGCACCTTTAAACGAGCAACAAAACTTTGAAAATGACTTCTTTGATCGCCGTGTCACGTTAAAAATTATGCCAGTCGGCGAAGCATTAGCCGCTAACTAA
- a CDS encoding marine proteobacterial sortase target protein — translation MNISVNRHTGHYFCSSLILLGLMILNAIFPVYAMPLSEFERRDDGITQGVLEYIQDGEIQHSLPLSTDVSMKVSGWINRVTVKQTFTNNTQGWINGKYHFPLSHNGAVDQMRLLIGDRIIEGEVQPKLQAKATFEKAKAAGKRASLVSQQRVNIFTTEVANLAPKETLTVEISYQEKLNYKDGQFSLRFPMTITPRYSPRSLSESENNEQPQNNTRQTSMFESIAEILPDALTGFNPNDFAEGILTGVDSADYSNNILVNIEVELDTGFDLGELVSPYHKIQSTQLKHQPLWQIKLDTAFVANQDFVLNWKPADSVKSHSANHSEVVLPIPSVFTQQGLTHQINGLNSSQSMTKNQDYYGLVMLTPPQVKDHNTVTPRELILVIDTSGSMQGDSMEQAKQALLSALAGLRTEDKFNIIEFNHQVTKLSTTSLKVNSRNIGKANQFVQKLQANGGTEISMALSASLLMQGDSNQTMADKRADSRTNTRAEVNSYIASAANYLRQVIFITDGAVSNEQGLFKQIEADLGQSRLFTVGIGSAPNAHFMERAAMFGRGTYTYIGKTAEVKQKIDRLLQKIEQPVATDVKVTYQDGTVPDYWPAKIPDLYNEEPILVSFKSPSYNQQDIVISGVTHGEHWQLQLRQPQQASNMTDADVTRAGLDLLWANAQINAIEATQTRANSERIKQQVEALGMKYHLVTSQTSLVAVDKTPVNFTPEFNSDSQVKPHLPKGFKQSGVLPQTATSSRLDILIGLSFLLIALMHGLWLKQCLPGQRLILPQNK, via the coding sequence ATGAATATTAGTGTTAATCGTCATACGGGGCATTACTTTTGCTCAAGTTTAATTTTACTGGGTTTAATGATTCTGAATGCGATATTTCCAGTGTATGCAATGCCATTAAGTGAATTTGAAAGGCGTGATGACGGGATAACCCAAGGCGTGTTGGAATACATTCAAGATGGTGAAATACAGCATAGTTTGCCATTATCGACAGATGTATCGATGAAAGTCTCAGGCTGGATAAACAGAGTTACGGTAAAGCAAACGTTTACCAATAACACCCAAGGTTGGATAAACGGCAAGTATCACTTCCCGCTATCTCATAATGGAGCGGTAGATCAGATGCGATTACTTATCGGTGACCGTATTATTGAAGGTGAAGTACAACCTAAATTGCAAGCCAAAGCCACCTTTGAAAAAGCCAAAGCTGCAGGTAAACGTGCCAGTTTGGTGAGTCAGCAAAGGGTGAATATTTTTACCACTGAAGTCGCTAATTTAGCGCCTAAGGAGACCTTGACCGTCGAGATAAGTTATCAAGAAAAGCTCAACTATAAAGATGGTCAGTTTAGTTTACGTTTTCCTATGACAATAACACCACGTTATTCTCCAAGATCTTTATCTGAGAGTGAAAACAATGAGCAACCACAAAACAATACTCGTCAAACAAGTATGTTTGAGTCTATTGCTGAGATTTTGCCTGATGCGCTAACAGGTTTTAACCCGAATGATTTTGCCGAAGGCATATTAACTGGCGTGGATTCAGCGGATTATTCGAACAACATTTTGGTTAACATTGAGGTTGAATTAGATACTGGCTTTGACCTTGGTGAGTTGGTGAGTCCATACCATAAAATACAATCTACGCAGTTAAAACATCAACCATTATGGCAAATTAAACTGGATACCGCATTTGTCGCCAACCAAGATTTTGTGTTGAATTGGAAACCTGCTGATTCAGTCAAATCACATTCAGCAAATCATTCAGAGGTGGTGTTACCGATACCGTCAGTATTTACTCAGCAGGGATTAACCCATCAAATAAATGGACTCAATTCATCTCAATCAATGACTAAAAATCAAGATTATTATGGCTTAGTGATGTTAACGCCGCCGCAAGTCAAAGATCATAATACTGTGACTCCTCGTGAACTGATCTTGGTTATTGATACTTCGGGTTCCATGCAGGGTGATTCAATGGAACAAGCAAAGCAGGCTTTATTGTCAGCCCTTGCAGGATTAAGAACTGAAGATAAGTTTAATATTATTGAGTTTAATCACCAGGTGACAAAATTATCTACCACGTCATTAAAGGTTAATAGCCGTAATATTGGGAAAGCCAACCAATTTGTTCAAAAGTTACAAGCTAATGGCGGTACTGAAATTAGCATGGCGCTGTCAGCTTCATTGCTTATGCAAGGTGATAGTAATCAAACAATGGCTGATAAAAGGGCTGATTCAAGAACTAATACAAGAGCTGAGGTAAATAGCTATATCGCAAGTGCAGCGAACTATTTGCGACAGGTGATATTTATTACTGACGGTGCAGTAAGTAACGAGCAAGGATTATTTAAGCAGATTGAAGCTGATTTAGGTCAAAGTCGTTTGTTTACCGTCGGGATTGGCTCAGCTCCTAATGCGCACTTTATGGAACGCGCTGCCATGTTTGGCCGCGGTACATATACTTATATTGGCAAAACTGCTGAGGTAAAACAGAAAATAGATCGATTACTGCAAAAGATTGAGCAACCCGTGGCAACCGACGTAAAAGTCACTTACCAAGATGGCACCGTTCCTGATTACTGGCCTGCCAAAATTCCTGATTTATACAATGAGGAACCTATTTTAGTGAGCTTTAAGTCTCCTTCATATAATCAACAAGATATTGTTATTTCGGGCGTTACTCATGGTGAACATTGGCAGCTGCAATTACGTCAGCCACAGCAGGCTAGTAACATGACTGATGCAGATGTTACCCGCGCTGGGTTAGATCTTCTCTGGGCGAATGCTCAAATCAATGCCATTGAAGCAACCCAAACAAGAGCAAACAGTGAACGGATAAAGCAGCAAGTAGAAGCATTAGGAATGAAATATCATCTCGTGACCTCGCAAACCAGCTTGGTGGCGGTAGATAAAACCCCAGTTAATTTCACTCCTGAATTTAACAGTGATTCTCAAGTTAAGCCTCATTTACCTAAAGGCTTTAAGCAATCGGGGGTATTGCCACAGACAGCAACATCCAGCCGTTTAGATATATTAATTGGGTTGAGTTTTTTATTGATTGCACTGATGCATGGACTTTGGCTTAAGCAATGTCTTCCGGGTCAACGGTTAATCCTGCCTCAGAACAAATAA
- a CDS encoding NupC/NupG family nucleoside CNT transporter, protein MTSILGIIAILVTAWLLSTNRKNIPFRTVSLAFLLQIFFAFLVLYVPAGQNALNSVTEVVSGLIGYGQHGINFMFGSLADGSNGFVFAINVLGVIIFFSALISALYHIGIMTKVINFIGGGLQKLLGTGRAESLSATANIFVGMVEAPLVVKPYLKKMSDSQFFAVMTCGLASVAGGTLVGYASLGVDMNFLIAAAFMSAPAGLLMAKILVPPSADETQLDDETEVEIPRAANVVEAMADGAMSGVRIAVAIGATLLAFISVIALLDGLLGHFGSWFGIQLSFGLIMGYLFAPVAWLIGIPWHEAITAGTLIGTKVVVNEFVAFIQLMEVKEQLSEHSQAIVTFALCGFANISTMAILIGGLGSMIPERRSFISKNGAKAITAGVLANLMSAAIAGVILSF, encoded by the coding sequence ATGACATCAATTTTAGGTATTATTGCCATACTGGTTACGGCTTGGCTACTATCAACTAATCGTAAGAATATCCCTTTTAGAACCGTTTCATTGGCGTTTCTTTTACAGATATTCTTTGCTTTTTTAGTTTTATATGTGCCAGCAGGACAAAATGCGCTTAACAGCGTCACAGAAGTCGTATCGGGTCTAATTGGCTATGGCCAGCATGGTATTAATTTCATGTTCGGTAGTCTAGCAGATGGCAGCAATGGGTTTGTTTTCGCGATTAACGTATTGGGCGTGATTATTTTCTTCTCTGCACTTATTTCTGCGCTATACCATATTGGTATTATGACTAAAGTGATCAACTTTATCGGCGGGGGCTTGCAAAAACTGTTAGGTACGGGGCGTGCTGAGTCACTCTCGGCCACGGCGAATATTTTTGTTGGCATGGTTGAAGCGCCTTTAGTCGTTAAACCTTACTTAAAAAAAATGAGTGACTCTCAGTTTTTCGCAGTGATGACTTGTGGTTTGGCTTCTGTCGCGGGTGGCACATTAGTGGGTTATGCCTCGCTCGGTGTCGATATGAACTTTCTTATTGCTGCAGCCTTTATGTCCGCTCCGGCTGGCCTATTAATGGCTAAAATTTTGGTTCCGCCAAGTGCTGATGAAACTCAATTAGATGATGAGACCGAAGTCGAGATCCCTAGAGCTGCTAATGTTGTTGAAGCAATGGCTGACGGCGCTATGTCGGGTGTACGAATTGCGGTCGCTATAGGCGCGACCTTATTAGCCTTTATCAGTGTGATAGCTCTACTCGATGGCCTGTTGGGGCACTTTGGTTCATGGTTTGGTATTCAGTTGAGTTTTGGACTGATTATGGGCTACTTGTTTGCTCCAGTGGCCTGGCTAATTGGTATTCCTTGGCACGAAGCGATTACAGCAGGTACTCTGATCGGTACTAAAGTTGTTGTGAATGAATTTGTAGCCTTTATTCAACTGATGGAAGTTAAAGAGCAGTTAAGTGAACATTCTCAAGCTATTGTGACATTTGCTCTTTGTGGTTTTGCGAATATATCAACCATGGCGATATTGATTGGTGGTTTAGGAAGTATGATACCTGAGCGTCGTAGCTTTATTTCTAAAAATGGCGCGAAAGCAATTACTGCAGGTGTATTAGCAAACTTAATGAGCGCTGCAATTGCTGGTGTGATTTTATCCTTTTAA